TGTGCGTAGCAGTCAGCGAAAAGGAAATCGACGCTCTGCTTGAGCGGTGGAAGGACTCTCTCCAGAGCGGGAATCCTCATAAGGTGATCGCTCACTACGCCTCTAAATCCGTCCTTCTTCCATTCTCTTCAATGAAACCTCTCTTGACGCTCGACGAGAAGGAAGAGTACTTCCGTCATTTTCTCAAGGAAAAGCCGCTGGTCCGCATCAACTCCCATACCATCGAACTGGATTGCAATACGGCCATCAATGAAGGGTTCTATACCTACACCTTTCAAAAAAGCGGGCGGATCGTGAACGCGCGATACAGCGTCGTGTTCAAGTGGGACGGCCTCCAATGGTTGATCACGAGCGATCATTCATCAGTCTTGCCCCGTTAATCGACTGTACAGGGCCGAACCTGCCGAGAGCGAACTGATTTCATGAGCGACTGCTCGCGGCCTCTATCGAGACAGCGGGTACGACAACACTGTCTCAGGCCACACTAAGCCAGCCACGGGATCTTTCCCGCAAGGTTCCTCATAGAAAAACTGACACAGAACGATTGAAAGGCACGGCTCTACGGCATGCCGTCTTTGGTGCGTTTGATGCGCCTCTTCTTCCTAAATACAAAGAAAGGGGCGGCATTTGTCTGGTGACGAGATCGCTGATTCGCAGATGTAGATTTTTTTTTGACAAGCGAATGTAAACTACAGCCCTTCCAATCGTAGCTGCACCGCTTCGACCGCTGGTTTATACGGAAGGGGGAGAGATCATGCTCATCATGCTGTGGGAATTCATAGTTGTTATGGCATTGTTACTGCCGGCAGCAGGTTTGTATGCAGGGGAGGGGGAAGCACTCACATGGAGTTACGATGGCGAACGGGGGCCGCTGCATTGGGGGAAGCTTAGCCCGGAGTTTGCTCTCTGCGAGAAAGGTATGGCGCAATCGCCGATCGATTTATTGCGTAGCCACAGGATTGCGCTGGATGAAATCCAGTTTTCCTATAAAGATGCGCCGTTCCACATCGTCAACAATGGGCATACACTGTCGGAAATCGAACCCCTTTCAGAAACGGCCAAATCTCGATACCCCAGACATGGGCAGACCGTCTTGCACTTCGATAAGGACAGCACCATCGTGTTCGACGGAGACCTCTACCTCCTGGAGCAATTCCATTTTCATGCTCCCAGCGAGCACACCATCGATCAGAGACACTATCCCTTGGAGTTGCATCTGGTTCACCATAACGAGCGTCATGAAGCGGCCGTCGTCGCCGTGTTCATCCAGGAGGGACAGCACAATCCGTTTTTTGAGAAATTCCTGGACCATGCTCCTCACAAGGTCGGAGAATTCATTGAGGACAAGGAACATCTGATCAATCCGGAGACGCTCTTGCCCAAAAGCCGGACCTACTACCGTTATTACGGATCCTATACCACCCCGCCGTGCCATGAAGGCGTCGTATGGGCCGTGATGCATGAACCCATTGAAGTTTCAACCGAACAGGTTCGACGTTTTCGGGCCCTCATGGGACATGACAACGCACGACCGACACAACCGTTGCATAAGCGTTTTGTTTTGGACTCCAGCCTGGCACTCCCAAACGCTCATACCAAACGTTAACGCTCGCGGCTCTCTTTAGAAAGGCTCTCGATCCGCCGCCCCACAGGACGGCGGACGGCCGCTCGTACCCTCCTCGATGTCAGGCAATCTGCCGAGGCCCCCCTACGTTTGGGGCATTGCGGAACCATCCGTGGATCGGTCATAACTGGCGCGTCCCTGGAGTACAGGCCCATCGATGGCTCAAATCATCAATCTCAGCGAACACGCCAGCGACGAGGACGTTCACTATCTGACGTCTCTTCTGATTTACCATCTGGTCGAACGTTGCGGGGGGCAGTTGCAATTTACCCTTCAAGAGGTTCGACAGATCCGCGACAGCCTCGCGACCAAGATGGTGCAAATCCAGCTCGGCAACGACGTGCGCCTCCGCATCATCGACCGCCTACCGGAGCTGCGGTAGCCGACGACTCTTTTGGAGCTTCCTCCCCTCCAGAGGATGCCCTATGGAAAATCCCTTCCGCGACAAGAAGAGAAACCGTGGCAGACGGGATCACAAATTGATCCAAAGCTGCAACAGCAGCATGTGATTGATCAGATTCGCGTTTCCTTCCAGCTTTCGATTGTTGATCATTTGATTCTGGTAACCGAGATCAACATTGACATGCTGGCTGAAGGTTTTATTAATGCCGAGAAAGAACCGGTTTTGGTCCAAGCCGGCTTCCGGCCCCTTGCTCGTGATTGTCCCCACCGTGTTGAGATTGACGAAGACCTCATCATACACGACCACGGCCCAAGTAGGGGCCGGCGGAATCGGGACATCCACCCGAAACATCTGGCGGAAACGTACGGCTGTGCCGTCGGCATGCTCGATCCACCGCTCTTCCAATCTGGTTCGGCTGAGGAATTTGAGATGCGAGAATTTGTGGAGATAATTGACCTGCTGATAGATTCGATTCTCTTCGAAGAATCGGGGACCTGTTGGTTGATTATAGTTGCCGACCCAGGCGTAGCCTTGCCAGATGGAGACATGTTCGGTTAACTGATATCCAATCGCCGGGCGGAGCAACAATTGATCGATGTTCGTAACATCGTCCGCAAAACGAGGGTTGACCTCCATGTAGGCCAGAAACGAGGCCGGCAGCTTCACGGTCAAATAAACCGGTGTCCAGAGTCGGAAGTCCGACTTCGTATTGGGCCCCAGCTCGGTATAGGCCTGCACGGGAGGCGCGCCGAGCACGATCAACACCCACAGAGTCACAATCCAAACCATATGTACCGCGTGACGGTGTCTTTGCCCCGCACCTATTCGTTCCATAGGCATCTTCTTTCCTTCCGATAGAGGTTGATCGCCTTGCGTCGGCTTTCGTCTGGGTGGGACCGGCGTGCATGATGGATGATACGTGCACACACAACCAGCACGGGCCGGCCACTTGAGCGCAACAGGGTACTCTTCACCCATGAGAAATCGCAAGACCAGGATCCTGCAGGGAATGTGCCTCTTGCCCCAAGACACCCCCTTGGAGAGCATCTCTTCGCCTGTCGTTAGTAGACGCCGATAGAAGATTCGTGACGGTCCTTCAACAGGAGCTGGGACGAAGACAAGTTTGCGAGCCTGATCCATTGCGCCGGATGGGCTCTTGTGGTTAGCTACTCGGCATGTTGCGCATCGCGTCCCATGTCGCCATCCCGGATTCCGAAATCGAGATTCACTCCGTGCGCGCTCAAGGAGCCGGAGGACAGCACGTCAACAAGGTGTCAACCGCCGTTCACTTGCGATTCGATATCGGAGCTTCCTCGCTTCCACCGGCCTATAAGCAAGCGTTGTTGAGGCTGCGGGACCACCGAATTTCAGGCGACGGCGTGATTACGATCAAATCGCAGGAGCACCGTTCCCGCGAGCGGAATCGGGAGGAGGCTGTCGCCCGGTTGCTGGCTCTAATTCAGGGAACGATCATTCCGCGGAAAAAGCGCAAACCGACCGCGCCCACCAACGCATCCCGTGAACGGCGGATCGCGAGCAAGAAACTGAGGGGACGGTTGAAGTCACAACGAAAAGGGTTGGAGTGATCGCGGGACTTGACGCGTTCCTGATCCCCCTCTCGCAAGGAAGCCCCGTGAGGAACGGCGTGATGATCGTAAGCAGCCGGTCAGAACCGAGGCGTGTAGCTCGCCGTGGCGGAAGCGGCTCCGACTTTGCGGAGCTGCTGCAGGACGGCTTTGGCCTCAGAAACGAATGTGGTCCGTTTGTATTGTTGGGCGATGGCCAGCGCATCGGACGCCAATGTCACGGCTTCCTGATGACGTCCTTGCTCATGGCGAACCTTGGCGAGGGCCAGTCTTGCGTTCACCGCTTTCGGCGCCAGCAGAACGACGTGCTCAAGAATCCGTTCTCCTTTTTCCGAATCACCGCCTAAGAGTCCGGGGAGTTTGACAAGCAACGTCCCTTTCGCGGAGAGGGCATCGATGTGCGACGGGTCAAGCTCAAGAGCCCGATCGAGCTCGTTCATCATGCGGTGAAATCCAAAGAGCGACGTGAGCGACTCGCCGTCGATTCGAAGGAGTTCGCCGAGGTTGCAGAACAGGGAAAAATGCGCGTCGGCGCTACGCTCGTTTCGCGCGACGGCCAACTCACCCAACGTTCGCCC
This sequence is a window from Candidatus Nitrospira inopinata. Protein-coding genes within it:
- a CDS encoding DUF4440 domain-containing protein, with translation MCVAVSEKEIDALLERWKDSLQSGNPHKVIAHYASKSVLLPFSSMKPLLTLDEKEEYFRHFLKEKPLVRINSHTIELDCNTAINEGFYTYTFQKSGRIVNARYSVVFKWDGLQWLITSDHSSVLPR
- a CDS encoding tetratricopeptide repeat protein, which gives rise to MTPLKLSIIAIGAAIGLFLQPMAVSAEDATGNLAGQALEECERGRAATDRAARLAHFEQGRTLGELAVARNERSADAHFSLFCNLGELLRIDGESLTSLFGFHRMMNELDRALELDPSHIDALSAKGTLLVKLPGLLGGDSEKGERILEHVVLLAPKAVNARLALAKVRHEQGRHQEAVTLASDALAIAQQYKRTTFVSEAKAVLQQLRKVGAASATASYTPRF
- a CDS encoding DUF2490 domain-containing protein, which produces MVWIVTLWVLIVLGAPPVQAYTELGPNTKSDFRLWTPVYLTVKLPASFLAYMEVNPRFADDVTNIDQLLLRPAIGYQLTEHVSIWQGYAWVGNYNQPTGPRFFEENRIYQQVNYLHKFSHLKFLSRTRLEERWIEHADGTAVRFRQMFRVDVPIPPAPTWAVVVYDEVFVNLNTVGTITSKGPEAGLDQNRFFLGINKTFSQHVNVDLGYQNQMINNRKLEGNANLINHMLLLQLWINL
- a CDS encoding carbonic anhydrase, which translates into the protein MLIMLWEFIVVMALLLPAAGLYAGEGEALTWSYDGERGPLHWGKLSPEFALCEKGMAQSPIDLLRSHRIALDEIQFSYKDAPFHIVNNGHTLSEIEPLSETAKSRYPRHGQTVLHFDKDSTIVFDGDLYLLEQFHFHAPSEHTIDQRHYPLELHLVHHNERHEAAVVAVFIQEGQHNPFFEKFLDHAPHKVGEFIEDKEHLINPETLLPKSRTYYRYYGSYTTPPCHEGVVWAVMHEPIEVSTEQVRRFRALMGHDNARPTQPLHKRFVLDSSLALPNAHTKR
- the arfB gene encoding alternative ribosome rescue aminoacyl-tRNA hydrolase ArfB, whose translation is MLRIASHVAIPDSEIEIHSVRAQGAGGQHVNKVSTAVHLRFDIGASSLPPAYKQALLRLRDHRISGDGVITIKSQEHRSRERNREEAVARLLALIQGTIIPRKKRKPTAPTNASRERRIASKKLRGRLKSQRKGLE